The window ATAGCGCCTTTCAAATACAAGGCAGTTCAAAGTGTTTTCCATAaaacaagatataaaaatcaaacatcaaatttcagacaatataaAGAGAATAAGACTGcacataaaaataaagaaattaaagttatagtgcaggagattctaattaaaagctgcagtgaaaagaaaaattTTAAACCTCAATTTAAAGGAGCTTAAAGTTGGGCAGGCTTCAGATCATCTGATAGGTTATTCCAGATATGTGGAGCATAAtaactaaaagctgcttcaccTTGTTTAGTTTTGGCCCTGTGGACGGTAAGCAGATCCACCCCAGACAACCTGAGAGCTCGGAAGGTTCATAATGCAGCAAGAGCTCAGAGATATATTTTGGCCCTAGATCattcagtgccttataaaccagTAGTAATATTTTAAATTCAATTCTCTGATGGACAGGAAGCCAGTGTAGTGATCTAAGAACTGAAGTGATGTGCTCTACTTTCTTGATCATGATCTTAGTGAGGACTCTAGCAGCAGtgttctgaatgagctgcagGCGTCTGAGGATTAATTGTTTTTTACAGAGACCTATGAAAACGCCATTATAGTAGTCAAGCCTACTAAAAATAAATGTATAGACGAGTTTTTCTAGATCTTACTGAGACGCAAGATCTTAAACTCTCGCTATATTTTTCAGGGTAGTGACCGTGTGGAACGATCCGCCGGTGCAAAAGGTAGATGTGGGGTCGATTTCAATactcaagagaaatttggatagctacatggatgggaggagtattgagggctatggtccagttgcCTGTCGTTGGGACTAGTCAGATTAATGGTTCTGCACTAACTAGAtgtgccaaaaggcctgtttctgtgctgtagtgttctacgtcCTATGATTGCAATACTGTCATAGAAACACACTTTACCATCAATCGACTTCTACATTACCTGTCTGATGGAGGCAAACAACACATGGTTTCCATCTGCTCTGACTTTCCACTTCGCTGGTTCTTATTTTGCATAAACAAATTGTTGGAAGGCTCATCACTGATTAAGACCTTGTGGATCTCCTTCAGGTGAAAAAAATAAACTCCAATATTTCCAAAAAGCTTTGCACAAAACTCGCAGCACATGAGCTTTTTCCGTCGTACTTCACCGTGACATCGTTTCATATGAGTGCTCAGGCTGCCTGAGTGACTGTAGGCCTTGTGGCAAATTCTACAGCAATAAGGCCTGGTTTTGGAGTGAATATTCAAATGATCTTGAAGATGATGTTTAAACTGAAATGTTCGATTACAAACATTGCATTTATATGCTTGTTCATTCAAGTGCTCAGGTAGATTTCTGCAGTAGACAGACGTGTTGGCGGCTTGTACAAAATTACCAATCTTACTTATTGTTGTACTGCTTGGTGCTGCCCCTGATTTTAAACTGTCATGGTTCTGCACTGCAACAATTCCTCCTGAGAATGCCAGCGGGGCTACAGCTTGCATAGCAGCCACAGGTTTTGGCATGATGTTACAAAACTTTTTCAACACAGCTGCTGTTTTGGCTGAGTTTTTATTTgtcattgtttttatattttcttctttaACTTTGTAAGTGCCACATTCCTGAAAAGAAACACATTTTGTCTTCTCCTTATCTTCCTGCACTTTGCTCAGATCACAGGTCTGAAACCTTTTTGTTTTACATACGGCCACATTGTCTGTGACTTTTCTTTTCCTTGCTAATCTGTGCTTGAGTATATTGCTGCTTGGCCTCTTTAATCTATTTATAATCACCTTTTTTGAAGTATGTGGACTAACTCTTTCTGCCGGTATAAATGTCAGCTGACTACGTGGTTTCTGAGGCCCCACCCTGTGAAAATCAGAAACCACACAAATATTTTTAGGCACATTAGTCGACTGATCATTTCCTGCATTTGCTGAGTGAACTCTAGACATGAACTGAGGAGATGGTGCCACAGGAGCTTGATTTTGTTTGGGATTAAGAAAGATGGTGCGTTTTACTTGTGAGTAGGGTAAAATGGGAACTTTGCCTTTTGGAGCAGGAGAAGGTGCAATAAACTGAACAGAATTTCCAAACTGCATCATTGGCAAAGAACCAACAGATTGATTTTGCTTTGAGATAACAGGGGATTGTTGGTCTGATTGGACAACAGACCAAGATGAAAGGCTACATGCTGCTTTCAACAAATCTGGATTTGATTTAAAAGAATCTTTAAATATCGCAGTGTTCAGCATGGATCTGTTCATGCTGGTTGAAACAGTAAGGGATACTGTTTGGTTGATTTCACTGCTTTTCAGATTGTCAGCTTTGGAGGTGGATGAGTGTCCAACATCAGCATCTCGGGGTAATGTGGCAGAAACTGTACTATCAACTGCTGCAATAGCTGTTTTCTCACTCTCAGTCAACAATCCTGTTTTAGGTGCTTCAACACTTGGATTAATTTGTGAATGCCCAGGTACTGGAGTTGGTTGCACCTGTACTGACGTCACTTTTGATAGACAATGAAGATTACTAGGCTTTACCACTGCTAGTTTTGAGGCTCGGCATTGCTTTGTGGCTGGTTTGGTCCAGAGGGACTGATACCGTGGTATTGGTAACTTCTCAGTAGCGGCAGCCTGAGGTGCTGTCTTTCCAAATACTACCGAAGACCCGCATCCTTTAGAAACTTGTGGCTGACCGGTGCAGGTTACAGTTGTCTTGTCAACTTTTAAAGAAGCTTGTGAGGGAGCTACAGCAACTTGTGACAACGCAACCAGTGAGTATGTTCCTTCTTTACCCACAATGGGCATCAGCGCATAGCTCCGAGCAGGCATGATAATGGGCTTTGGTGGACATTTATTGGACTGAATATCGGATGAGGTGTTGGATCCAGAAGAAATTCCACTGATGGTAGCAGATGGAGGGAGAATAGAAGCAGGTGCCATTACTGGTGAGAGACTAACTTTTGGAGCAATGGTTCTGAAATGACCCTTGGCCTGCAAAGTCCTCTTCTGCCCAGCCATACCTGATGAAGATCCTtgtgcatctgtggaaagatgaATGTCACAATGAGCTATTTTGATTTACGAGACTAATACTGGTCATTCCTTTAAGTTTCTTCACCTAATGATAGAAAGATTACTGCATGGAAGGAGTAATGCAATGCAAGAGAAATGCATATTTTTTAAGCTTTATTCTCAAGCATTCATGTTCCTGTGATTAAAAATTAGAAATTAACCTGATGCACAAGTCAAATTTAGCCATTATGAAATAATCACAGCAACATCACAAGAGCAATCATCAAACCAAAGAATCTATGGAGCTGACGGTCAAATTATTCAAACGCTCCTGGGAATGCAATTGTCAGATGCACGGAAAAGGTACTTAATTCACACTCAACATCTCTTCAAGGAAGAAAGGTTCCttaatttatttttgaaaattaaagacaaaatttattttttttattttatatataaaatgATAAACAAAAATACTAGGGATTAAAGGCAGCACTTATTCTACATGCAAAGATCTTCAAACATTAGCAGTTGAATAGCAGCCTCAACATGACTGCTGGGAGCTACACACTGATGGCTGTTGCTAGTAACTTGTAGCCCTGCTCTGGTTGCTGCAGCTCCTTCCCCAGCACATCTAAAGGTTAACAAAACCAGCATAACCCATTTTAGTTGAGGAAACAGTTGGTCAAGAAACTTGGAAAAGCATCTTCTTCCTTAGTTCAACATTCTTTATCTGAACCACCAAAATAAAAATAGACATTAATATAAAGATTCATGCTCATGGCTTCACATTAAGCAATGGACCAAGAACCCAGCCGACAATTCTGACAGATACTTACCGATCTTACTTGCATTCTCCCATCCATAcaaatctcactccccaacattTTTCGTAAAAATCACCCAGGTGCTTTCAAATCAACATTTGCTCAAGGCAGGAAAATCCTTCCTAAAACTTGTATCCTCACTACAAACATTTTTGACCAATTGGTTTGAATTATATCTAGCTTCTGTGTCCCCACAAGAAGGTAAGCTGTTAGAAATGGGATGTGTTACATCGGGTTGCTCAAAACAAATGATGTGAAAAAGTAGAAAAGAAAATGAGAATTGAGGCATTTAGATTATGATAAATGTGTTGCCGTTGAAGCATTTGTCCAGCTTTGTTGGGTTTCCGCTTTAAATAATTTGTTTGTAACTACTTTCTAGTTGAAGTTAAAGataaaattcattgtctatggtatatcgcagCACGTGATGATATCATCTCCGGTTTCGCCGCGTCTTGTGGGTAACTTCTGGTTTGGAGAAAGAGAAAAGGTGGGGTCCCACGCGTGCAGCATAAAcgtgaagagctccgtttctacccacaaagaaacattatagaagcaacgccgtaagtcCATATGACAGTAGACATGTTGAAGTAACAATATTAACACGGATTCTGTTAAGGAAGCAGCGGTTGGAGCGGCGCGCATggtggcttttcaatttcaaatgcAGGGTCGGCTCAAGCCTGGCGGCGGTTTGACGCAACCCCCTCCCTACTCTGGGCAGCTGTAGACTCTCACTAAAAGAAAAGAGCGCGCGTGTTCTCAAGAATGAAACAGACACtgtatatgtttttttttaa of the Mobula birostris isolate sMobBir1 chromosome 3, sMobBir1.hap1, whole genome shotgun sequence genome contains:
- the znf438 gene encoding zinc finger protein 438 isoform X2 produces the protein MNEDPNGCFKEISEASAKKEMVFQDVKPMLHVEDIARESDQRGILQNDIKNEAGSVDNSKKSTCGQMQDFIYDSSKYPDAQGSSSGMAGQKRTLQAKGHFRTIAPKVSLSPVMAPASILPPSATISGISSGSNTSSDIQSNKCPPKPIIMPARSYALMPIVGKEGTYSLVALSQVAVAPSQASLKVDKTTVTCTGQPQVSKGCGSSVVFGKTAPQAAATEKLPIPRYQSLWTKPATKQCRASKLAVVKPSNLHCLSKVTSVQVQPTPVPGHSQINPSVEAPKTGLLTESEKTAIAAVDSTVSATLPRDADVGHSSTSKADNLKSSEINQTVSLTVSTSMNRSMLNTAIFKDSFKSNPDLLKAACSLSSWSVVQSDQQSPVISKQNQSVGSLPMMQFGNSVQFIAPSPAPKGKVPILPYSQVKRTIFLNPKQNQAPVAPSPQFMSRVHSANAGNDQSTNVPKNICVVSDFHRVGPQKPRSQLTFIPAERVSPHTSKKVIINRLKRPSSNILKHRLARKRKVTDNVAVCKTKRFQTCDLSKVQEDKEKTKCVSFQECGTYKVKEENIKTMTNKNSAKTAAVLKKFCNIMPKPVAAMQAVAPLAFSGGIVAVQNHDSLKSGAAPSSTTISKIGNFVQAANTSVYCRNLPEHLNEQAYKCNVCNRTFQFKHHLQDHLNIHSKTRPYCCRICHKAYSHSGSLSTHMKRCHGEVRRKKLMCCEFCAKLFGNIGVYFFHLKEIHKVLISDEPSNNLFMQNKNQRSGKSEQMETMCCLPPSDRKQAEGEQSGAEVAVPGALQIKCARCQIVTPTFIDMKLHLLCVHEEELQLRVEEGSVKEKSRCISGFPIYSSAETERELFKHAANYWKQFGEKKNVVKCGICEEAFHSCFKLKKHMVLHYKEQLQLDAADSSTVPEVKKLQFFTNVGFNCILCKQKYGSKSEIFRHWQSYHKCQDPTVLWTIFNSLIDHCRIDEEQTEISSEHSAVSTEPFCRHITDATSFCDLHEERRIVDQCKVHLSNCIGGTEKSLDSSQLTCPFCSKTFFCTTCRSSSSEEVVFHQGDVEHQCPKCLLKSPLTVKGLEAQVFCTSSKHCG
- the znf438 gene encoding zinc finger protein 438 isoform X4, with the protein product MQDFIYDSSKYPDAQGSSSGMAGQKRTLQAKGHFRTIAPKVSLSPVMAPASILPPSATISGISSGSNTSSDIQSNKCPPKPIIMPARSYALMPIVGKEGTYSLVALSQVAVAPSQASLKVDKTTVTCTGQPQVSKGCGSSVVFGKTAPQAAATEKLPIPRYQSLWTKPATKQCRASKLAVVKPSNLHCLSKVTSVQVQPTPVPGHSQINPSVEAPKTGLLTESEKTAIAAVDSTVSATLPRDADVGHSSTSKADNLKSSEINQTVSLTVSTSMNRSMLNTAIFKDSFKSNPDLLKAACSLSSWSVVQSDQQSPVISKQNQSVGSLPMMQFGNSVQFIAPSPAPKGKVPILPYSQVKRTIFLNPKQNQAPVAPSPQFMSRVHSANAGNDQSTNVPKNICVVSDFHRVGPQKPRSQLTFIPAERVSPHTSKKVIINRLKRPSSNILKHRLARKRKVTDNVAVCKTKRFQTCDLSKVQEDKEKTKCVSFQECGTYKVKEENIKTMTNKNSAKTAAVLKKFCNIMPKPVAAMQAVAPLAFSGGIVAVQNHDSLKSGAAPSSTTISKIGNFVQAANTSVYCRNLPEHLNEQAYKCNVCNRTFQFKHHLQDHLNIHSKTRPYCCRICHKAYSHSGSLSTHMKRCHGEVRRKKLMCCEFCAKLFGNIGVYFFHLKEIHKVLISDEPSNNLFMQNKNQRSGKSEQMETMCCLPPSDRKQAEGEQSGAEVAVPGALQIKCARCQIVTPTFIDMKLHLLCVHEEELQLRVEEGSVKEKSRCISGFPIYSSAETERELFKHAANYWKQFGEKKNVVKCGICEEAFHSCFKLKKHMVLHYKEQLQLDAADSSTVPEVKKLQFFTNVGFNCILCKQKYGSKSEIFRHWQSYHKCQDPTVLWTIFNSLIDHCRIDEEQTEISSEHSAVSTEPFCRHITDATSFCDLHEERRIVDQCKVHLSNCIGGTEKSLDSSQLTCPFCSKTFFCTTCRSSSSEEVVFHQGDVEHQCPKCLLKSPLTVKGLEAQVFCTSSKHCG
- the znf438 gene encoding zinc finger protein 438 isoform X3, with protein sequence MDERKEDGGAHVERIMADASRCKHRKQANPRRKHDAQGSSSGMAGQKRTLQAKGHFRTIAPKVSLSPVMAPASILPPSATISGISSGSNTSSDIQSNKCPPKPIIMPARSYALMPIVGKEGTYSLVALSQVAVAPSQASLKVDKTTVTCTGQPQVSKGCGSSVVFGKTAPQAAATEKLPIPRYQSLWTKPATKQCRASKLAVVKPSNLHCLSKVTSVQVQPTPVPGHSQINPSVEAPKTGLLTESEKTAIAAVDSTVSATLPRDADVGHSSTSKADNLKSSEINQTVSLTVSTSMNRSMLNTAIFKDSFKSNPDLLKAACSLSSWSVVQSDQQSPVISKQNQSVGSLPMMQFGNSVQFIAPSPAPKGKVPILPYSQVKRTIFLNPKQNQAPVAPSPQFMSRVHSANAGNDQSTNVPKNICVVSDFHRVGPQKPRSQLTFIPAERVSPHTSKKVIINRLKRPSSNILKHRLARKRKVTDNVAVCKTKRFQTCDLSKVQEDKEKTKCVSFQECGTYKVKEENIKTMTNKNSAKTAAVLKKFCNIMPKPVAAMQAVAPLAFSGGIVAVQNHDSLKSGAAPSSTTISKIGNFVQAANTSVYCRNLPEHLNEQAYKCNVCNRTFQFKHHLQDHLNIHSKTRPYCCRICHKAYSHSGSLSTHMKRCHGEVRRKKLMCCEFCAKLFGNIGVYFFHLKEIHKVLISDEPSNNLFMQNKNQRSGKSEQMETMCCLPPSDRKQAEGEQSGAEVAVPGALQIKCARCQIVTPTFIDMKLHLLCVHEEELQLRVEEGSVKEKSRCISGFPIYSSAETERELFKHAANYWKQFGEKKNVVKCGICEEAFHSCFKLKKHMVLHYKEQLQLDAADSSTVPEVKKLQFFTNVGFNCILCKQKYGSKSEIFRHWQSYHKCQDPTVLWTIFNSLIDHCRIDEEQTEISSEHSAVSTEPFCRHITDATSFCDLHEERRIVDQCKVHLSNCIGGTEKSLDSSQLTCPFCSKTFFCTTCRSSSSEEVVFHQGDVEHQCPKCLLKSPLTVKGLEAQVFCTSSKHCG
- the znf438 gene encoding zinc finger protein 438 isoform X1 — its product is MDERKEDGGAHVERIMADASRCKHRKQANPRRKHAKEQILMNEDPNGCFKEISEASAKKEMVFQDVKPMLHVEDIARESDQRGILQNDIKNEAGSVDNSKKSTCGQMQDFIYDSSKYPDAQGSSSGMAGQKRTLQAKGHFRTIAPKVSLSPVMAPASILPPSATISGISSGSNTSSDIQSNKCPPKPIIMPARSYALMPIVGKEGTYSLVALSQVAVAPSQASLKVDKTTVTCTGQPQVSKGCGSSVVFGKTAPQAAATEKLPIPRYQSLWTKPATKQCRASKLAVVKPSNLHCLSKVTSVQVQPTPVPGHSQINPSVEAPKTGLLTESEKTAIAAVDSTVSATLPRDADVGHSSTSKADNLKSSEINQTVSLTVSTSMNRSMLNTAIFKDSFKSNPDLLKAACSLSSWSVVQSDQQSPVISKQNQSVGSLPMMQFGNSVQFIAPSPAPKGKVPILPYSQVKRTIFLNPKQNQAPVAPSPQFMSRVHSANAGNDQSTNVPKNICVVSDFHRVGPQKPRSQLTFIPAERVSPHTSKKVIINRLKRPSSNILKHRLARKRKVTDNVAVCKTKRFQTCDLSKVQEDKEKTKCVSFQECGTYKVKEENIKTMTNKNSAKTAAVLKKFCNIMPKPVAAMQAVAPLAFSGGIVAVQNHDSLKSGAAPSSTTISKIGNFVQAANTSVYCRNLPEHLNEQAYKCNVCNRTFQFKHHLQDHLNIHSKTRPYCCRICHKAYSHSGSLSTHMKRCHGEVRRKKLMCCEFCAKLFGNIGVYFFHLKEIHKVLISDEPSNNLFMQNKNQRSGKSEQMETMCCLPPSDRKQAEGEQSGAEVAVPGALQIKCARCQIVTPTFIDMKLHLLCVHEEELQLRVEEGSVKEKSRCISGFPIYSSAETERELFKHAANYWKQFGEKKNVVKCGICEEAFHSCFKLKKHMVLHYKEQLQLDAADSSTVPEVKKLQFFTNVGFNCILCKQKYGSKSEIFRHWQSYHKCQDPTVLWTIFNSLIDHCRIDEEQTEISSEHSAVSTEPFCRHITDATSFCDLHEERRIVDQCKVHLSNCIGGTEKSLDSSQLTCPFCSKTFFCTTCRSSSSEEVVFHQGDVEHQCPKCLLKSPLTVKGLEAQVFCTSSKHCG
- the znf438 gene encoding zinc finger protein 438 isoform X5; translation: MAGQKRTLQAKGHFRTIAPKVSLSPVMAPASILPPSATISGISSGSNTSSDIQSNKCPPKPIIMPARSYALMPIVGKEGTYSLVALSQVAVAPSQASLKVDKTTVTCTGQPQVSKGCGSSVVFGKTAPQAAATEKLPIPRYQSLWTKPATKQCRASKLAVVKPSNLHCLSKVTSVQVQPTPVPGHSQINPSVEAPKTGLLTESEKTAIAAVDSTVSATLPRDADVGHSSTSKADNLKSSEINQTVSLTVSTSMNRSMLNTAIFKDSFKSNPDLLKAACSLSSWSVVQSDQQSPVISKQNQSVGSLPMMQFGNSVQFIAPSPAPKGKVPILPYSQVKRTIFLNPKQNQAPVAPSPQFMSRVHSANAGNDQSTNVPKNICVVSDFHRVGPQKPRSQLTFIPAERVSPHTSKKVIINRLKRPSSNILKHRLARKRKVTDNVAVCKTKRFQTCDLSKVQEDKEKTKCVSFQECGTYKVKEENIKTMTNKNSAKTAAVLKKFCNIMPKPVAAMQAVAPLAFSGGIVAVQNHDSLKSGAAPSSTTISKIGNFVQAANTSVYCRNLPEHLNEQAYKCNVCNRTFQFKHHLQDHLNIHSKTRPYCCRICHKAYSHSGSLSTHMKRCHGEVRRKKLMCCEFCAKLFGNIGVYFFHLKEIHKVLISDEPSNNLFMQNKNQRSGKSEQMETMCCLPPSDRKQAEGEQSGAEVAVPGALQIKCARCQIVTPTFIDMKLHLLCVHEEELQLRVEEGSVKEKSRCISGFPIYSSAETERELFKHAANYWKQFGEKKNVVKCGICEEAFHSCFKLKKHMVLHYKEQLQLDAADSSTVPEVKKLQFFTNVGFNCILCKQKYGSKSEIFRHWQSYHKCQDPTVLWTIFNSLIDHCRIDEEQTEISSEHSAVSTEPFCRHITDATSFCDLHEERRIVDQCKVHLSNCIGGTEKSLDSSQLTCPFCSKTFFCTTCRSSSSEEVVFHQGDVEHQCPKCLLKSPLTVKGLEAQVFCTSSKHCG